The following are encoded together in the Drosophila biarmipes strain raj3 chromosome 3L, RU_DBia_V1.1, whole genome shotgun sequence genome:
- the LOC108035376 gene encoding activated Cdc42 kinase Ack, with product MTSVSAVDVGQSSETAWLEDLLREVQLEQFLDRIRDDLQVTRLAHFDYVLPDDLERCGLGKPAIRRLMEAVRKKKAHQWRKNILSKLIGGGKQPSSKKQSSSARESSQGNGTQLTCLIHEKDITMGLKLGDGSFGVVRRGEWSASPAGKVIPVAVKVLKSDNLTQPGIIDDFFREVQAMHALDHPNLVRLYGVVLSQPMMMITELAERGSLLDTLRKQCRHTSLTIIWNWSVQIVTGMAYLEQKRFLHRDLACRNVLLAAGNKIKIGDFGLMRALPQEDDCYVMSEHKKVPFPWCAPESLRFRQFSHASDTWMFGVTLWEMFSFGEDPWVGLNGSQILRKIDREGERLHQPDACPPDVYAMMLQCWDKTPAERPTFAALKEYLASMSPPVMRASRSHHESKGLQIEPGDTIAIIDGRHELKLIKGQNQRTFDIGIFPRSLLEQRKVGAAGDVVMRSSMSNGSSSSPFGFCWGGAAAMANGDDRQRKTASLTSQAHAKERKSTSSKQFAYNKLVNEAAAAGLHRRNAVKHKGAVVGPQRPPPPQFQQEGILIDISPDMRPLAGGGGAEGAGDSSSLQADSSFCLLDAPIDVPTYAGSSGSGELNVSPTYYNEQPQFDFDPANMTASPGRLQPPPYQMPPTYSNTMEFVQKRDLHQQQLTTPIRERDPFDTTNLETAVAIYSNFNNSLEAAPPPAPIYNSPSVRKSLFGGSNSNKENIPALESAAMQLNLNNLALERHDNLSLQPMEPVPAAAAPADGVLLDKSFIAELEKDMYSNGQNRAHEEYQRNSTQMYSSKDMVYKQNLTPLKNGTGHSNHSSPSSTASPKQNNLEAAAAAAATTQSVVNRIWYEQVASTSSEYYAQPPPEQPDEQIYQNHNQQQQQESNHSFVAISNRVVAPKNSVYSSSASLYDAVAASTAGSTYYGQVPNGSGVRYDEVTQDDYLRPTRPAPLAPPPLSAQQIQRRMEKMRLQQQQELEGAHQLYAPVPSDYGREQEKLQQLMQELGSSAVEQDVRNALRAASGDVTLATRHYKIDQLARLGVAGRPQCEQALQQTNWSLEVAAEFLLQSTTAG from the exons ATGACCTCCGTTTCCGCGGTGGATGTCGGCCAGAGCAGCGAGACGGCCTGGCTGGAGGATCTGCTGCGCGAGGTTCAGCTGGAGCAGTTCCTGGACAGGATACGCGATGACCTGCAGGTGACCCGGCTGGCGCACTTCGACTACGTGCTGCCCGACGACCTGGAGCGATGTGGCCTGGGCAAGCCGGCCATCCGGCGACTGATGGAGGCAGTGCGCAAAAAGAAGGCCCACCAGTGGCGCAAGAACATCCTGTCCAAGCTGATCGGCGGCGGCAAGCAGCCCTCGTCCAAGAAGCAGTCCTCCTCCGCCCGGGAATCCAGTCAGGGCAATGGCACCCAGCTGACCTGCCTCATCCACGAAAAGGACATCACAATGGGCCTCAAGCTGGGCGATGGATCCTTCGGCGTGGTGCGACGGGGCGAATGGAGTGCCTCGCCGGCGGGCAAGGTGATCCCAGTGGCCGTCAAGGTCCTGAAGTCGGACAACCTCACCCAGCCGGGCATCATCGACGACTTCTTCCGCGAGGTTCAGGCCATGCACGCCCTGGACCACCCAAATCTGGTGCGGCTCTACGGCGTGGTGCTATCCCAGCCCATGATGATGATCACCGAGCTGGCGGAACGAGGATCCCTGCTGGACACGCTGCGCAAGCAGTGCCGCCACACATCGCTGACCATCATCTGGAACTGGTCGGTGCAGATAGTGACGGGCATGGCCTATCTGGAGCAGAAGCGCTTCCTGCATCGCGATCTCGCCTGCCGAAATGTCCTGCTGGCAGCTGGCAACAAGATCAAGATCGGCGACTTTGGCCTGATGCGCGCCTTGCCGCAGGAGGACGACTGCTATGTGATGTCCGAGCACAAGAAGGTGCCTTTTCCCTGGTGCGCTCCCGAATCGCTGCGCTTCCGGCAGTTCTCGCACGCCTCGGACACCTGGATGTTTGGCGTTACGCTGTGGGAGATGTTCAGCTTCGGCGAGGATCCCTGGGTGGGGCTGAACGGCTCGCAGATCCTGCGCAAGATCGATCGCGAGGGGGAGCGACTGCACCAGCCGGACGCCTGTCCACCCGACGTCTACGCCATGATGCTGCAGTGCTGGGATAAAACGCCGGCAGAGCGACCCACTTTTGCCGCCCTCAA AGAATATCTGGCCAGTATGTCACCGCCTGTGATGCGTGCCTCCCGGAGTCACCACGAGTCCAAGGGACTACAAATCGAGCCGGGCGACACAATTGCCATTATCGATGGCCGCCACGAGCTAAAGTTAATCAAGGGCCAGAACCAGCGCACCTTCGACATTGGAATCTTTCCCAGGAGTCTGCTGGAGCAGCGCAAAGTGGGCGCGGCCGGAGATGTGGTGATGCGCAGCAGCATGAGCAATGGCTCGTCATCGTCGCCCTTCGGCTTCTGCTGGGGTGGAGCGGCTGCCATGGCCAATGGTGATGATCGGCAGCGGAAGACCGCCTCCTTGACGAGCCAGGCACACGCCAAGGAGCGCAAATCGACGTCCAGCAAGCAGTTCGCCTACAACAAACTGGTCAAtgaggcagcggcggcgggTCTGCATCGCCGCAATGCGGTGAAGCACAAGGGAGCAGTGGTGGGTCCTCAGCGGCCGCCACCGCCTCAGTTCCAGCAGGAGGGCATACTCATCGACATTTCGCCAGACATGCGTCCCCTGGCAGGCGGAGGCGGAGCTGAAGGAGCAGGCGATAGTTCATCTCTGCAGGCGGACAGCTCTTTTTGCCTTTTGGATGCTCCCATAGACGTGCCCACGTACGCTGGATCCAGTGGATCGGGGGAACTAAACGTTTCCCCCACTTACTATAACGAGCAACCGCAGTTTGACTTTGATCCGGCCAACATGACAGCTTCTCCTGGTCGCCTTCAACCGCCGCCCTACCAGATGCCGCCAACTTACTCGAACACCATGGAGTTTGTCCAGAAACGAGACCTTCACCAGCAGCAGCTAACGACGCCTATAAGGGAACGAGATCCCTTCGATACCACAAATCTGGAAACGGCTGTGGCAATCTACTCGAATTTTAACAACTCTCTAGAGGCAGCTCCTCCACCAGCACCAATTTATAACAGCCCTTCGGTCAGAAAGAGCCTCTTTGGTGGCTCCAACTCGAATAAAGAAAACATACCTGCGTTGGAATCAGCGGCCATGCAGCTGAACCTGAATAACCTTGCCTTGGAGCGACACGATAACCTCAGCCTTCAGCCTATGGAGCctgttcctgctgctgctgcccccgCTGATGGAGTGCTGCTAGACAAATCCTTTATCGCCGAACTGGAAAAGGACATGTACAGCAACGGGCAGAACCGGGCGCACGAGGAGTACCAGCGCAATTCCACGCAGATGTATTCCAGCAAGGACATGGTGTACAAACAGAATCTCACGCCCCTGAAGAACGGCACGGGCCACTCGAATCATTCCAGTCCCTCGTCGACCGCCTCGCCCAAGCAGAACAATCtggaggcagcagcagctgcggcAGCTACCACGCAAAGTGTGGTGAATCGCATTTGGTACGAGCAGGTGGCCTCCACGTCATCCGAGTACTACGCGCAGCCGCCGCCTGAGCAGCCAGACGAGCAGATCTACCAAAATCataaccagcagcagcagcaggagtcTAACCACTCGTTTGTGGCCATTTCCAATAGGGTAGTGGCACCCAAGAACAGTGTTtactcctcctccgcctccctGTACGATGCAGTGGCAGCCAGCACAGCAGGATCCACGTACTACGGCCAAGTGCCGAATGGCAGTGGGGTTCGATACGATGAGGTGACCCAGGATGACTACCTGCGACCAACGCGACCTGCTCCACTGGCGCCACCTCCCCTCTCCGCCCAGCAGATCCAACGGCGGATGGAGAAGATGCGGCTTCAGCAACAGCAGGAGTTGGAGGGAGCCCATCAGCTGTATGCCCCGGTGCCCTCGGACTACGGACGCGAGCAGGAGAAACTCCAGCAGCTGATGCAGGAGCTGGGCAGCTCAGCGGTGGAGCAGGACGTACGCAATGCATTGCGAGCGGCCAGCGGAGATGTCACCCTGGCCACGAGGCACTACAAGATCGACCAGCTGGCGAGGTTGGGGGTGGCTGGGCGACCGCAGTGCGAGCAGGCGCTACAGCAGACCAACTGGAGCCTGGAGGTGGCAGCTGAATTTCTACTGCAGTCTACAACTGCGGGATAA
- the LOC108035363 gene encoding unc-112-related protein, producing MIHVGESTWNLRILITDLQVEKTLRVKGDQHIGGVMLNLVDPEMPKDWSDHALWWPAKNVWLTRTRSTLDQAGVQSDSFLHFTPMHKTLRVQMPDLRYLDYRVNFSAKTFGAVVSLCKDLDIRYPEELSFCKPLEPEHLKKNFSKLPQRKIPVADANGIGFLQPAADTNSFVPITGAYNGSNGSLDRSHNGNLLCAPASPYATTPRRAATAPGTPISSPTGTWKHNSTGYASYDSNSSFGDLQENLAMSPRSPSPDVRARLIRPKSRVEKARLNVGWLDSSLSIMEQGVREYDTLCLRFKYYTFFDLNPKYDQVRINQLYEQAKWSILNEELDATEEETLMFAALQFQVNHQTDLHPPGSDSGIDTSSQETGGEDDIDSALNELQITLEGPGGGKDQGNITRIPELSDYLKFLKPQRFTLKGYKRYFFTYRDLHLHLYKSQEESRRGAPSISINLRGCEVTPDVNLAQGKFAIRLEVPPEGRNGPNSEVWVRCENEEQYAKWMAACRLAAKGRSLADSSYDSEVSGIRSLLQMQKPAQGAPLPVNPRSVEPMDYLSPKMMRKLSSKAVQRILEAHANVKQLPLMEAKMKYIQAWQSLPDFGVTLFVIKFDGHKKEELLGVANNRIMRMDLSSGDHIKTWRYNTMKAWNVNWGIKCMMIQLQDENIIFSVQSADCKVVHEFIGGYIFMSMRSKENNQTLNEEMFHKLTGGWS from the coding sequence ATGATTCATGTGGGCGAGAGTACGTGGAACCTGCGGATCCTCATCACCGATCTGCAGGTGGAGAAGACGCTGCGCGTGAAGGGCGATCAGCACATTGGCGGCGTCATGCTGAACCTCGTGGACCCGGAAATGCCCAAGGACTGGTCCGATCATGCGCTGTGGTGGCCCGCCAAGAATGTCTGGCTGACCAGGACGCGATCCACTCTGGACCAGGCCGGCGTCCAGTCGGACTCCTTTCTGCACTTCACACCCATGCACAAAACGCTGAGGGTCCAAATGCCCGATCTTCGCTATCTCGACTATCGTGTGAACTTCTCGGCCAAGACTTTCGGCGCCGTGGTGAGCCTGTGCAAGGATCTGGACATACGCTATCCGGAGGAGCTGTCGTTCTGCAAACCCCTGGAGCCGGAGCACCTCAAGAAGAACTTCTCGAAGCTGCCGCAGCGCAAGATTCCCGTGGCGGACGCGAATGGCATTGGCTTTTTGCAGCCAGCGGCGGACACGAACTCCTTTGTCCCCATCACAGGTGCCTACAATGGCAGCAATGGCAGTCTGGATCGCTCGCACAATGGCAACCTGCTGTGTGCCCCGGCCTCACCATATGCCACCACGCCACGGAGGGCAGCCACTGCGCCCGGCACTCCTATTAGCTCGCCCACAGGCACCTGGAAGCACAACTCCACCGGATACGCCAGCTACGATTCGAACTCCAGTTTCGGCGACCTCCAGGAGAACCTGGCCATGTCGCCCAGGTCACCCAGTCCGGATGTAAGAGCCCGCCTGATTAGGCCCAAGTCGCGGGTGGAGAAAGCCCGTCTCAATGTGGGCTGGCTGGACTCATCACTGTCCATCATGGAGCAGGGTGTGCGGGAGTACGACACCCTCTGTCTCCGCTTCAAATACTACACGTTCTTCGATCTGAACCCCAAGTACGACCAGGTGAGGATCAACCAGTTGTACGAGCAGGCCAAATGGAGCATCCTCAACGAGGAACTGGACGCCACCGAGGAGGAAACCCTCATGTTTGCCGCCCTGCAGTTCCAGGTGAATCACCAGACGGATCTGCATCCGCCGGGCAGCGATTCCGGGATAGATACCTCCAGTCAGGAGACTGGCGGCGAGGACGACATTGACTCCGCTCTCAACGAGCTGCAGATCACGCTAGAGGGTCCGGGAGGTGGCAAGGATCAGGGCAACATCACTAGGATACCAGAGCTATCGGACTATCTGAAATTCCTTAAGCCCCAGCGGTTCACGCTGAAGGGATACAAGCGCTACTTCTTCACCTACAGGGATCTGCATCTGCACCTGTACAAATCGCAGGAGGAGTCCCGCCGCGGAGCTCCCAGCATCAGCATCAATTTGCGGGGCTGCGAGGTGACGCCCGATGTCAACTTGGCCCAAGGAAAGTTCGCCATTCGCTTGGAGGTGCCGCCAGAGGGAAGGAACGGACCGAATAGCGAGGTCTGGGTGAGATGCGAGAACGAGGAGCAGTATGCCAAGTGGATGGCCGCCTGTCGTCTGGCCGCCAAGGGTCGCTCACTGGCCGACAGCTCCTACGACAGCGAAGTGAGCGGCATTCGCTCGCTGCTCCAGATGCAGAAACCCGCCCAGGGAGCTCCGCTCCCCGTGAACCCCAGGAGTGTTGAGCCCATGGATTACCTGTCGCCCAAGATGATGCGCAAACTGTCGAGCAAGGCGGTGCAGAGGATTCTGGAGGCCCATGCCAACGTTAAGCAGTTGCCCCTGATGGAGGCCAAGATGAAGTACATCCAGGCCTGGCAATCGCTGCCCGATTTCGGCGTAACTCTATTCGTCATCAAGTTCGACGGCCACAAGAAGGAGGAGCTGCTGGGCGTGGCCAACAACCGCATCATGCGCATGGACCTCAGTTCCGGGGATCACATCAAGACCTGGCGCTACAATACGATGAAGGCCTGGAACGTCAACTGGGGCATCAAGTGCATGATGATCCAGCTGCAGGACGAGAACATCATCTTCTCCGTCCAGTCGGCGGACTGCAAGGTGGTGCACGAGTTCATCGGCGGCTACATATTCATGTCCATGCGCTCCAAGGAGAACAACCAGACGCTGAACGAGGAGATGTTCCACAAGCTGACGGGTGGCTGGTCGTAA
- the LOC108035370 gene encoding myophilin isoform X2 encodes MYQSKINSKYSEELAQESLEWIKAVTAEPINTSGDTDNFFEVLKDGVILCKLANALQPGSIKKVNESKMAFKCMENISAFLECAKNFGVPTQETFQSVDLWERQNLNSVVICLQSLGRKASNFNKPSIGPKEADKNVRNFSDEQLRAGANVISLQYGSNKGATQSGINFGNTRHM; translated from the exons ATGTACCAGTCCAAG aTCAACTCGAAGTACAGCGAGGAGCTGGCCCAGGAGTCCCTCGAGTGGATCAAGGCCGTCACCGCCGAGCCCATCAACACCTCCGGCGACACCGACAACTTCTTCGAAGTGCTCAAGGATGGCGTCATCCTGTGCAAGCTGGCCAACGCCCTGCAGCCCGGCTCCATCAAGAAGGTCAACGAGAGCAAGATGGCCTTCAAGTGCATGGAGAACATCTCGGCCTTCCTCGAGTGCGCCAAGAACTTCGGAGTGCCCACCCAGGAGACCTTCCAGAGCGTTGACCTGTGGGAGCGCCAGAACCTGAACTCGGTGGTTATCTGCCTGCAGTCGCTGGGTCGCAAG GCCTCGAACTTCAACAAGCCATCGATCGGACCCAAGGAGGCCGACAAGAACGTGCGCAACTTCAGCGACGAGCAGCTGCGCGCCGGCGCCAACGTCATCTCCCTGCAGTACGGATCCAACAAGGGGGCCACCCAGTCGGGCATCAACTTCGGCAACACCCGGCACATGTAG
- the LOC108035370 gene encoding myophilin isoform X1, which produces MASNRAAKSGFAAEAQRKINSKYSEELAQESLEWIKAVTAEPINTSGDTDNFFEVLKDGVILCKLANALQPGSIKKVNESKMAFKCMENISAFLECAKNFGVPTQETFQSVDLWERQNLNSVVICLQSLGRKASNFNKPSIGPKEADKNVRNFSDEQLRAGANVISLQYGSNKGATQSGINFGNTRHM; this is translated from the exons ATGGCTTCCAACCGTGCAGCAAAGTCTGGTTTCGCCGCCGAGGCCCAGCGCAAG aTCAACTCGAAGTACAGCGAGGAGCTGGCCCAGGAGTCCCTCGAGTGGATCAAGGCCGTCACCGCCGAGCCCATCAACACCTCCGGCGACACCGACAACTTCTTCGAAGTGCTCAAGGATGGCGTCATCCTGTGCAAGCTGGCCAACGCCCTGCAGCCCGGCTCCATCAAGAAGGTCAACGAGAGCAAGATGGCCTTCAAGTGCATGGAGAACATCTCGGCCTTCCTCGAGTGCGCCAAGAACTTCGGAGTGCCCACCCAGGAGACCTTCCAGAGCGTTGACCTGTGGGAGCGCCAGAACCTGAACTCGGTGGTTATCTGCCTGCAGTCGCTGGGTCGCAAG GCCTCGAACTTCAACAAGCCATCGATCGGACCCAAGGAGGCCGACAAGAACGTGCGCAACTTCAGCGACGAGCAGCTGCGCGCCGGCGCCAACGTCATCTCCCTGCAGTACGGATCCAACAAGGGGGCCACCCAGTCGGGCATCAACTTCGGCAACACCCGGCACATGTAG